The candidate division WOR-3 bacterium genome has a window encoding:
- a CDS encoding PorV/PorQ family protein, translating to MKKIIFALTLLFILVQSIWASTNQAAAIFLTIFPGARSVGMGGAYTAISDDAFACYYNPAGLGFIDTKVFSLMHANWLPGLYPSMYYEYLGFAMPVSDIGTLGLNFIYLTTGETEATDENGNQIAKFRTFDLAATANYGVALSDKLSVGLGLKFIYSYLAPSWLVSRLLNTKGGGAGSSWALDGGVLYKPFRSFSLGASIQNIGPGLSYTETGEKDPLPQTVRLGVSYLLASYENLEDSTLVPKKLWEARFSFDLVKVVVGLMDEIKERQYSYIWDDTWKAMGLELGYYEMIYFRLGYFIDEAGSRKGFTYGGGVKFRNFNFDLGIDSPLYDFPTSNYRFTLNVWW from the coding sequence TCCTCACAATATTTCCTGGGGCGAGGTCTGTGGGTATGGGCGGCGCCTACACGGCGATTTCTGACGACGCTTTCGCCTGCTACTATAACCCGGCTGGTTTGGGTTTTATAGACACAAAAGTATTTTCGCTGATGCACGCCAACTGGCTCCCGGGCCTTTACCCGAGTATGTATTATGAATACCTGGGTTTTGCAATGCCTGTGAGCGACATTGGAACACTCGGGCTGAACTTTATATACCTGACTACGGGAGAGACGGAAGCCACGGATGAAAACGGAAACCAGATAGCGAAGTTCAGAACATTCGATTTGGCCGCGACGGCGAATTACGGCGTAGCCCTTTCCGACAAGCTTTCCGTAGGACTCGGTCTAAAGTTTATATACAGTTATTTAGCACCTTCCTGGCTTGTCAGCAGGCTGCTCAACACAAAAGGAGGAGGAGCCGGATCTTCCTGGGCTCTGGACGGCGGTGTTTTATACAAACCTTTCAGAAGCTTTTCTCTCGGGGCTTCCATTCAAAATATCGGCCCCGGCTTGAGTTACACTGAGACTGGCGAGAAGGACCCTCTTCCTCAGACTGTCAGGTTGGGTGTTTCATACCTTCTGGCGTCATACGAAAATCTTGAAGATTCGACTTTGGTCCCCAAAAAATTGTGGGAAGCGAGATTTTCTTTCGACCTCGTAAAAGTTGTCGTAGGCCTGATGGATGAGATCAAAGAAAGACAGTACAGTTATATTTGGGACGACACGTGGAAAGCTATGGGGTTGGAACTCGGATACTATGAAATGATCTATTTCAGGCTCGGCTATTTCATAGACGAAGCCGGCTCGAGAAAAGGTTTTACTTACGGCGGAGGGGTCAAATTCAGAAATTTCAATTTTGACCTTGGTATAGACTCGCCCCTTTACGATTTTCCCACGAGCAACTACAGGTTCACTTTGAATGTATGGTGGTGA
- the truB gene encoding tRNA pseudouridine(55) synthase TruB: MKLKSGIILLDKPKGISSRKALDIIIKRAELKKAGHAGTIDPSASGLLVILAGQATKLNRFILSAEKKYVFKALFGKKTVTDDSEGETIFEKDPGKMELTGFKVVLKSFTGLIAQRPPSHSAVKIHGKRAYKLARKGQTPELKERMVQVKSLEVTSFEWPEVEIEAVVTSGTYIRSLARDVGDFLNIGAYCENIRRISIGKMNVDEAINLEDEIVFYPLDKTLSHLPEISDVFTERDFFDSPGKFAVFRDGSGILSGVLEKNGDSTKLHKFNF; this comes from the coding sequence TTGAAACTCAAATCCGGAATAATACTTCTCGACAAACCTAAAGGCATATCTTCTCGAAAAGCTCTCGATATAATAATCAAAAGAGCTGAACTTAAAAAAGCCGGGCACGCAGGTACAATAGATCCATCTGCGTCCGGTTTGCTCGTGATTTTGGCTGGTCAGGCGACCAAATTGAACAGATTTATACTGTCTGCTGAAAAAAAATATGTCTTCAAAGCTCTTTTTGGAAAAAAAACAGTTACTGACGATTCTGAAGGCGAGACAATTTTTGAAAAAGACCCGGGAAAGATGGAATTGACGGGTTTCAAAGTAGTCTTAAAATCGTTTACAGGACTGATAGCTCAAAGACCTCCATCGCATTCTGCCGTTAAAATTCACGGTAAAAGAGCTTACAAATTGGCAAGAAAAGGTCAAACCCCCGAACTGAAAGAGAGGATGGTCCAAGTTAAATCTCTCGAAGTGACATCGTTTGAGTGGCCTGAGGTGGAAATTGAAGCGGTAGTCACATCCGGCACTTATATAAGATCGCTGGCAAGGGATGTTGGAGATTTTCTAAATATTGGGGCTTATTGCGAAAACATCAGGAGAATTTCTATAGGTAAAATGAATGTCGATGAAGCCATAAATCTTGAAGATGAAATAGTTTTTTACCCTCTCGACAAAACTCTTTCTCATCTGCCTGAGATTTCAGATGTTTTCACAGAGAGGGATTTTTTTGACAGCCCTGGTAAATTCGCAGTTTTCCGCGATGGATCCGGGATTTTGTCAGGTGTTCTCGAAAAGAACGGCGACAGCACTAAGCTACACAAATTCAATTTTTAG
- the ribF gene encoding riboflavin biosynthesis protein RibF, translating to MPDRVVTVGIFDGVHLGHRKIIQKLKIVSRNRQLEPVLVTFNPHPRKYLLGKSPTLLNDLDEKVKIIKGMGIKNIQTMAFDKEISMMSAEEFISEIIFKKFSARHLVIGFNHHLGKNREGDSDIVKKITRYLGMGFSLVRPSIIDGVVVSSTYIRCLLNEGDVEKAAKLLKRFYKTGGIHTRGAGRGSKIGFPTINILTNPEMTEVGEGVYGVRIYLDSKPFLGLAFIGNSPIFSDGRKFEVFIPNWKPMEFGERIDVEFVFRLRDVLKFDSIEELRRQIQKDVEQLNTKKKAGGLKCP from the coding sequence ATGCCTGATAGAGTCGTCACAGTTGGTATTTTTGACGGTGTTCACCTTGGACACAGAAAAATTATTCAAAAACTCAAAATTGTATCCAGGAACAGGCAACTCGAACCTGTTTTAGTCACTTTCAACCCGCATCCGAGAAAATACCTTTTGGGAAAATCGCCGACTTTGCTCAATGATTTAGATGAGAAAGTCAAGATTATAAAAGGTATGGGGATTAAAAATATTCAAACAATGGCTTTCGACAAGGAAATTTCCATGATGTCGGCTGAGGAGTTTATATCAGAAATTATCTTTAAAAAGTTTTCCGCTCGGCATCTCGTCATAGGCTTCAACCATCATCTCGGAAAAAACAGAGAGGGAGACAGCGATATCGTCAAGAAAATAACGCGTTATCTGGGGATGGGTTTTTCCCTCGTCAGGCCCAGCATAATTGACGGTGTTGTGGTATCGAGCACTTATATACGCTGCCTGTTGAATGAAGGCGACGTCGAAAAGGCGGCAAAACTTCTCAAGAGATTTTACAAAACCGGAGGAATTCACACTCGGGGAGCCGGAAGAGGCTCAAAAATCGGATTCCCGACGATAAATATCCTAACAAATCCCGAAATGACAGAGGTTGGGGAAGGGGTTTACGGAGTGAGAATTTATCTTGACTCCAAGCCTTTTCTTGGATTAGCATTTATCGGTAATTCTCCGATTTTTTCGGACGGCAGAAAATTTGAGGTTTTTATTCCAAATTGGAAGCCCATGGAATTCGGGGAGAGGATTGATGTAGAGTTTGTTTTTAGATTGAGAGATGTTCTGAAATTTGATAGCATTGAAGAGCTGAGAAGGCAGATACAAAAAGATGTCGAACAGCTGAATACGAAAAAGAAAGCAGGAGGTTTGAAGTGTCCATGA
- the rpsO gene encoding 30S ribosomal protein S15 produces MSMSLSEKNELIKKYARTQNDTGSPEVQVAILTEKIKLLTEHLKTHKKDHHSRTGLLKMVNRRRKHLNYLLQKDYKRYTEIVKSLGLRR; encoded by the coding sequence GTGTCCATGAGTTTGTCTGAAAAAAACGAATTGATAAAAAAATACGCGAGAACACAAAACGACACGGGTTCACCCGAGGTGCAGGTAGCGATTCTCACAGAAAAGATCAAACTTTTAACCGAACATTTGAAAACTCATAAAAAAGACCATCATTCAAGAACGGGTCTTTTAAAAATGGTGAACAGGAGAAGAAAACACCTGAACTATCTGCTACAAAAAGATTACAAAAGATACACAGAAATCGTCAAGTCTTTAGGTCTGAGAAGATAA
- a CDS encoding polyribonucleotide nucleotidyltransferase — protein MPVFEFDFYSKKMVFDTGNYATQSHGSVLIRYGDSVVLVTACFSKKQQTEDYFPLMVDYRERSYSFGKIPGGYSRREGKSRDKEILTSRLIDRPIRPLFPENYKNDTQIISTVLAADPEMDPDVLGINGASLALCLSPIPFMGPIAAIRLSRVEGQFIVNPTYSQIEKSDLSLVVAGNKDKITMLEGSALEIKEEDLVQAIEFAQKPIRELIDRQEEFLGGLNVQKISLENPTKLPEDVASEIVEKFRVKVKEFSDTKKGKEERADALNALKEDVWEIYKESRPEEENLIKEIITSLWSEAWQSRLRNEGLRPDDRSEDDIRQIDIKLDVLPRVHGSAVFKRGQTQSLAVITLGSPSDEQRIEDIEGDMTKSFMLHYNFPPFSVGETGPQRGPGRREIGHGNLAEKAIATIVPSEDKFPYTIRIVSEILESNGSSSMASVCSSSLALMDAGVPIKGHVAGIALGLISAENDDEKDIILVDIAGEEDHEGDMDLKVAGTRNGVNSLQMDTKIEGISVKLLKKAFDKAKTARGKILDIMEQKISSPRENLSPNAPRMYTLFIPKDKIGLVIGPSGKTVRGIQDQTGATVSLDDNGKVVVTAADEESAKKAVDEIKNLTREAKVGEIYTGTVTKTTDFGAFVEIFPGKEGLLHISEIDWKRVANVEDVLKAGDTVQVECINYDPKAGKISLSRKKLLPKP, from the coding sequence ATGCCCGTATTTGAATTTGATTTTTATTCCAAGAAGATGGTTTTCGACACAGGAAATTACGCCACGCAAAGCCACGGAAGCGTTTTGATTCGCTATGGAGATTCGGTTGTTTTAGTCACCGCGTGTTTTTCTAAAAAACAGCAAACGGAGGATTACTTCCCGTTGATGGTCGACTACAGAGAGAGAAGTTATTCCTTCGGAAAAATCCCAGGCGGTTATTCCCGCAGAGAAGGCAAATCAAGAGACAAAGAGATTTTAACCAGCAGGTTGATAGACAGACCTATAAGACCTCTGTTCCCTGAAAACTATAAAAACGACACGCAGATTATCTCTACAGTTCTCGCCGCCGACCCGGAAATGGATCCGGATGTTTTGGGTATCAACGGAGCGAGTTTGGCTTTGTGTCTCAGCCCTATTCCTTTCATGGGCCCTATAGCGGCGATAAGGTTGAGCCGGGTTGAAGGTCAGTTCATCGTCAACCCCACTTATTCCCAAATAGAAAAAAGCGATTTATCCCTTGTAGTCGCAGGTAATAAAGACAAGATAACAATGCTCGAAGGCTCGGCTCTTGAGATAAAAGAAGAGGACCTCGTTCAGGCAATCGAGTTCGCTCAGAAACCGATAAGAGAACTGATAGACAGGCAGGAAGAATTTCTCGGAGGTTTAAATGTCCAAAAAATATCTCTTGAAAATCCTACTAAACTGCCGGAAGATGTGGCTTCTGAAATCGTTGAGAAGTTTCGAGTAAAGGTCAAAGAGTTTTCTGACACGAAAAAGGGCAAAGAAGAGCGCGCTGACGCTCTCAACGCACTCAAAGAAGATGTTTGGGAGATTTACAAAGAATCCCGTCCAGAAGAAGAAAACCTGATTAAAGAAATCATTACAAGCCTTTGGAGCGAAGCCTGGCAATCACGCCTGAGAAATGAAGGTTTGAGGCCGGATGATAGAAGCGAAGACGACATAAGGCAAATAGACATAAAACTTGACGTTTTACCGAGAGTACACGGGTCGGCGGTTTTTAAAAGAGGACAGACCCAATCTCTTGCTGTGATAACTCTTGGTTCGCCATCAGACGAACAACGAATTGAAGACATAGAAGGCGATATGACAAAGAGCTTCATGCTTCATTATAACTTCCCCCCGTTTTCGGTGGGTGAGACGGGCCCTCAAAGAGGTCCTGGAAGAAGAGAGATAGGTCACGGCAACCTCGCTGAAAAGGCGATAGCGACCATCGTGCCGTCTGAAGACAAATTTCCATACACCATAAGGATAGTCTCAGAAATTCTCGAGTCAAACGGTTCGTCTTCGATGGCTTCTGTTTGTTCTTCTTCACTCGCTTTGATGGACGCGGGAGTACCTATCAAAGGGCATGTTGCCGGTATAGCGCTCGGCCTTATAAGCGCAGAAAATGATGACGAAAAAGATATAATACTCGTCGACATAGCCGGCGAAGAAGACCATGAAGGGGACATGGACTTAAAAGTCGCCGGGACAAGAAACGGCGTAAATTCCCTTCAAATGGACACAAAGATTGAGGGAATTTCGGTTAAACTTTTGAAAAAAGCTTTTGATAAAGCAAAAACTGCGAGGGGAAAAATTCTTGACATTATGGAACAAAAAATATCGAGTCCCAGAGAAAACCTCTCTCCGAACGCACCTCGCATGTACACTCTATTCATTCCAAAAGACAAAATCGGTCTTGTCATAGGACCGAGCGGAAAGACGGTAAGAGGCATTCAGGATCAGACCGGAGCGACGGTTTCTCTCGATGACAACGGCAAAGTCGTCGTCACCGCTGCAGATGAAGAGTCGGCGAAAAAAGCAGTAGACGAGATAAAAAATTTGACCCGAGAAGCTAAAGTCGGAGAGATTTACACCGGAACTGTCACAAAAACTACCGATTTTGGAGCTTTTGTTGAGATATTTCCTGGAAAAGAAGGACTCCTTCACATATCAGAAATCGACTGGAAAAGAGTGGCAAATGTAGAAGACGTACTTAAAGCCGGAGACACTGTTCAGGTCGAATGCATAAATTATGATCCCAAGGCTGGCAAGATAAGCCTATCGAGAAAAAAACTACTTCCAAAACCTTAG
- a CDS encoding insulinase family protein: MPVGKLKYLRSHELKFQKVVLNNGLTVCWEQLDHLRSCSLAVIVNTGARDETEKSWGYSHFIEHMLFKGTAKKTPYEIASALEKKGGYLNAMTGSENTWVEARFIDHQLPEVMELIGDMLSDSLLEKKSIEDEKEVVRQEIKSSFDSPDDMVFDLFFKDIFGKHPLGRSVLGSYESVKAITRPKLLKYYRQNYSNTNTYIGLVGNIYGDITSLVKKYFNLSSNKKNVRAEFKKSYIGYKTHRKTLAKQINFIIGGVAPNASSPDRYRFQILMNHLGGGLSSRFFQLLREVNPLVYNVSSFYYPYSDVGIGGLYISVSADNLKKVEKLVENEIKIIMENGFTKDEIEFSKEQMKGNIILGLESSKSRVSKLLNDQIYRGRWISMEETESEISKVTDQDVNVEAFKFFSDKNIMRTYLKPKAR; this comes from the coding sequence ATGCCGGTCGGAAAACTTAAATATCTTCGTTCACATGAATTAAAATTTCAAAAAGTAGTCCTGAACAACGGACTTACAGTATGTTGGGAACAACTCGACCATTTGAGGTCTTGTTCTTTAGCCGTCATTGTAAATACGGGTGCCAGAGATGAAACAGAAAAATCATGGGGCTACTCTCACTTTATTGAACACATGCTTTTCAAAGGCACCGCGAAAAAAACACCTTATGAAATAGCCTCAGCACTTGAAAAAAAAGGCGGCTACCTGAACGCGATGACGGGATCAGAGAACACATGGGTCGAAGCCAGGTTTATAGACCATCAGCTTCCCGAAGTTATGGAATTGATAGGAGACATGCTTTCTGATTCTCTTCTCGAAAAAAAGAGCATTGAGGATGAAAAAGAAGTTGTCAGACAGGAGATCAAAAGCAGTTTCGATTCTCCGGACGATATGGTATTCGACCTTTTTTTCAAAGACATTTTTGGGAAACATCCGCTGGGCAGGTCCGTTTTGGGAAGTTATGAATCTGTCAAAGCCATAACAAGACCTAAACTTTTGAAGTATTATCGCCAAAATTACTCCAACACAAACACTTATATTGGACTTGTTGGAAATATATATGGCGATATTACTTCTCTTGTCAAAAAATATTTCAACCTTAGCTCAAATAAAAAAAACGTAAGAGCTGAATTTAAAAAAAGTTACATTGGATATAAAACGCATAGAAAAACTTTGGCGAAGCAGATAAACTTTATAATTGGCGGAGTGGCTCCCAACGCATCTTCTCCAGATAGATACAGGTTCCAAATTTTGATGAATCATCTTGGAGGCGGTTTGAGCAGCAGATTTTTCCAGCTTCTGAGAGAGGTAAACCCTCTTGTGTACAATGTCTCTTCTTTTTATTACCCTTATTCAGACGTAGGTATCGGTGGTCTTTACATATCAGTTTCCGCGGACAACTTAAAAAAAGTTGAAAAACTTGTAGAAAACGAAATAAAAATTATCATGGAAAACGGCTTCACGAAAGATGAAATTGAATTCTCCAAAGAACAGATGAAGGGCAATATCATTCTCGGACTCGAATCGAGTAAATCGAGGGTGAGTAAACTCCTGAACGACCAAATTTATAGAGGAAGGTGGATATCCATGGAAGAGACCGAATCGGAGATATCAAAGGTCACTGACCAGGATGTCAATGTTGAAGCTTTTAAATTTTTTTCTGATAAAAACATAATGAGGACTTACCTGAAACCGAAAGCGAGGTGA
- a CDS encoding pyridoxal phosphate-dependent aminotransferase — protein sequence MSSINLSKKAIEMPASPIRKLQTYSDEAKSKGVGVYHLNIGQPDINTPKIIFESMHKWDSQVLSYGPSNGIFELRKAVSNYLERFDANFLPSQIVVTQGGSEAIVFAMQAICNPGEQIIVFEPFYTNYLGFSKMADVELVPVATSVEDGFRIPKDEVIEPKITQRTRGIIICSPNNPTGTVYTHEEMERIARLARKHDLFVLSDEVYREFVFDGKEHVGIYAFDNIADRAIVMDSVSKRFSMCGARIGYLATKNPTLSDAFLRFSQARLCPATVEQIGALAGFEHYDEFIPDMIKEYENRRNTVYEEILKIKKAFTLKPEGAFYCVVKLPVDDADEFAKFMLTDFNYEGQTTMVAPANGFYVSRDKGKNEIRIAYVLEEKRLKSAIDVLERGIEAFNSR from the coding sequence ATGAGCTCTATCAATTTGTCTAAAAAAGCGATAGAAATGCCTGCCTCACCTATTAGAAAACTTCAGACGTATTCAGACGAAGCTAAATCTAAAGGAGTGGGAGTTTATCATTTGAATATTGGACAACCCGACATAAACACCCCAAAAATCATCTTTGAATCCATGCACAAGTGGGACAGTCAAGTTTTATCCTATGGACCTTCCAACGGCATTTTTGAGCTCAGAAAAGCCGTCAGCAATTACCTCGAGAGATTCGACGCTAATTTTCTGCCCTCTCAGATCGTAGTGACACAAGGCGGCAGCGAAGCGATAGTTTTCGCTATGCAGGCTATATGCAACCCCGGGGAGCAAATAATTGTCTTCGAGCCCTTTTACACGAATTACCTCGGTTTTTCAAAGATGGCCGATGTTGAGTTGGTGCCGGTTGCGACTTCGGTCGAAGACGGATTCAGAATTCCGAAAGACGAGGTCATAGAACCAAAAATCACCCAAAGGACAAGGGGCATTATTATATGTTCACCAAACAACCCGACAGGGACTGTATATACTCATGAAGAAATGGAAAGGATAGCTCGACTCGCCCGAAAGCATGACTTGTTCGTGCTCTCGGACGAAGTTTACAGGGAATTTGTCTTTGACGGTAAAGAGCATGTCGGAATATACGCGTTTGACAATATAGCGGACAGAGCTATTGTAATGGACAGCGTTTCAAAGCGTTTTTCAATGTGCGGGGCAAGAATAGGGTACTTGGCGACAAAAAATCCAACCCTTTCTGACGCTTTTCTTCGGTTCTCCCAGGCACGCCTTTGCCCAGCTACAGTAGAGCAAATCGGAGCTTTAGCGGGATTTGAGCATTATGACGAATTTATACCGGACATGATCAAAGAATATGAAAACCGAAGGAACACAGTATATGAAGAGATTTTGAAAATAAAAAAAGCTTTCACACTCAAACCCGAAGGGGCTTTTTACTGTGTCGTTAAACTGCCGGTGGATGACGCCGACGAATTCGCCAAATTTATGCTCACTGATTTCAATTACGAGGGTCAGACCACAATGGTAGCCCCGGCAAATGGATTCTACGTCTCGAGAGACAAGGGAAAAAACGAAATCAGAATTGCTTATGTCCTTGAAGAAAAAAGGTTGAAATCCGCGATAGATGTCCTTGAAAGAGGTATAGAAGCATTCAATTCGAGGTAA
- the dut gene encoding dUTP diphosphatase has translation MQFEVKYIFLNPEAYPPEYSTEFSAGADLRSCEEIIIKSFNWGAVRTGLAIEIPQGFHAEIRPRSGLALKSGITVLNSPGTIDSDYRGEVLIILANFSKDDFIVQKGDRIAQMVITESQKAAFVRFDSLSSTRRGDGGFGHTGIN, from the coding sequence ATTCAATTCGAGGTAAAATACATCTTTTTAAACCCGGAGGCATACCCTCCCGAATATTCAACGGAATTCTCCGCCGGAGCGGATTTGAGAAGTTGCGAGGAAATAATCATCAAGTCGTTTAATTGGGGCGCCGTCAGAACCGGCTTGGCAATTGAGATTCCACAAGGGTTCCACGCGGAGATAAGACCGAGGTCGGGTCTCGCTCTCAAGAGCGGCATAACTGTGCTCAATTCACCCGGCACCATAGACTCCGACTACAGGGGCGAAGTTTTGATAATACTCGCGAATTTTTCCAAGGATGATTTCATTGTTCAAAAAGGCGACAGAATAGCCCAGATGGTGATAACGGAATCCCAAAAAGCCGCTTTTGTCAGATTCGATTCCCTTTCATCGACACGGAGGGGTGATGGCGGATTTGGCCACACAGGAATCAACTGA
- a CDS encoding glycosyltransferase family 9 protein, giving the protein MADLATQESTEKILFSIWPGLGDILFSTPSFRILRKKKPNAKITVVSFWGGAGKKLLEMNPYVDEVIFSSPGRILKLLSEFKKRKFDIGIEQSFPVFWFFKLAKIKKNFSFADNFFWWLLPISPKKNADLHASEQYLLAIDKIDGVKLRDNKGYDLFLSQEETDKAKRLLKDLGEKRKLVVHPGARCNKNKRWDIKKIIKTLEIAVESNDLITITVGGKEDEENAFLIEKSLGSKNLNLVGKTNLRETAAVFSESDLYLGHDSGPTHLASIFIPIVAIFASSNPKNFRPLTDKAIIVRPRSSCSPCFHFPGYMNLFWGLRLRWFNYCPAMDTISVQEVVGAIDEALRKWQKK; this is encoded by the coding sequence ATGGCGGATTTGGCCACACAGGAATCAACTGAAAAGATTTTATTCAGCATTTGGCCAGGCCTCGGAGACATTCTTTTTTCGACTCCTTCTTTTAGAATACTGAGAAAAAAAAAACCGAACGCCAAAATAACCGTCGTCAGTTTTTGGGGCGGAGCGGGTAAAAAACTCCTTGAAATGAATCCTTACGTAGATGAAGTGATATTTTCATCTCCGGGTCGGATATTAAAACTTCTCTCCGAGTTTAAAAAAAGAAAATTCGACATCGGAATCGAACAGTCTTTTCCGGTTTTTTGGTTTTTCAAACTCGCCAAAATAAAAAAAAACTTCAGTTTTGCCGACAATTTTTTCTGGTGGCTTCTGCCAATTTCTCCCAAGAAAAACGCCGATCTGCACGCAAGCGAGCAATACCTGCTCGCGATAGATAAAATTGACGGCGTAAAACTCCGGGACAACAAGGGGTACGACCTTTTTTTATCCCAAGAGGAGACTGATAAGGCGAAGCGCCTTCTCAAAGATTTGGGTGAAAAAAGAAAATTGGTAGTCCACCCCGGAGCCAGGTGCAACAAAAATAAAAGATGGGACATAAAAAAGATAATTAAAACCTTGGAAATTGCCGTCGAATCAAACGACTTGATCACGATCACCGTCGGGGGAAAGGAAGACGAGGAGAACGCTTTTTTGATCGAGAAATCTCTTGGATCCAAAAACCTGAATTTAGTCGGAAAAACAAATTTAAGAGAGACTGCCGCGGTTTTCAGCGAGTCAGACCTATACCTGGGGCATGATTCAGGTCCTACCCATCTCGCATCCATATTCATTCCTATCGTGGCAATTTTCGCTTCGTCCAACCCAAAAAACTTCCGCCCTTTGACAGACAAAGCGATAATTGTCAGACCCCGATCTTCATGCTCGCCTTGTTTTCATTTTCCAGGTTACATGAATCTTTTCTGGGGTTTGAGGCTGAGGTGGTTTAACTATTGTCCCGCAATGGACACAATTAGCGTCCAAGAAGTCGTTGGCGCAATAGACGAGGCTCTGAGAAAATGGCAAAAAAAATGA
- a CDS encoding lysophospholipid acyltransferase family protein, whose amino-acid sequence MAKKMKAAFWICSKTDPLVIQFSVLATALVIMMFARVKRRVIADNFKSMGLKPQLKSTFRVFYNMVFNIVVFLRSLEKGMDEIAMRTSFVGIKNLKKISTKKSVIMVTCHLGLWDLAARYLGFFGIEVIAVAEYKNVSHFHYELMKRVRSSSSVQILPLENDTTPIKLAKFAKRNKGAVALVGDRDISGTGKETVFFGRKARLPLGPSLLAARLDIPVVIGYFVRSKAWNYRAYTSEPIYLPKGCCDMKKKTEMYFDGIKNAMEKIIAEYPDQWIMFHPPWIK is encoded by the coding sequence ATGGCAAAAAAAATGAAGGCGGCTTTTTGGATCTGTTCCAAAACAGATCCTCTTGTAATTCAGTTTTCTGTGCTGGCAACGGCTCTTGTTATAATGATGTTCGCCCGGGTAAAAAGGCGCGTGATAGCGGATAATTTCAAGTCTATGGGGCTGAAACCACAACTAAAATCAACTTTTAGGGTTTTTTACAACATGGTTTTCAACATAGTTGTCTTTTTAAGAAGCCTTGAAAAGGGGATGGATGAAATTGCCATGAGGACAAGCTTTGTAGGTATAAAAAACTTAAAAAAAATATCCACTAAAAAAAGTGTAATCATGGTCACCTGCCACCTTGGGTTATGGGATCTCGCGGCGAGGTACTTGGGTTTTTTCGGCATAGAAGTAATAGCTGTCGCTGAGTATAAAAACGTCAGCCATTTCCATTACGAACTCATGAAAAGGGTGAGGTCTTCTTCTTCGGTTCAAATACTGCCTCTCGAGAACGATACAACCCCTATAAAATTGGCGAAATTTGCAAAGAGGAATAAGGGCGCTGTCGCTCTAGTAGGCGACAGGGACATATCTGGGACTGGAAAAGAGACCGTTTTTTTCGGCAGAAAAGCTCGCCTGCCCCTGGGCCCATCTCTTTTGGCCGCCCGTCTTGACATACCCGTTGTTATAGGATACTTTGTTAGAAGTAAGGCGTGGAATTACAGAGCTTACACTTCAGAACCTATATATTTGCCCAAAGGCTGCTGCGACATGAAAAAAAAAACAGAAATGTATTTTGACGGAATCAAAAACGCTATGGAAAAGATAATTGCGGAGTACCCCGATCAGTGGATCATGTTTCATCCGCCGTGGATAAAATGA